One genomic region from Xenopus laevis strain J_2021 chromosome 2L, Xenopus_laevis_v10.1, whole genome shotgun sequence encodes:
- the LOC108707634 gene encoding gastrula zinc finger protein XlCGF57.1-like isoform X2 produces the protein MIIPSNNKKILDLTIEILSLLTGEDYILVKKELRYGEGYTESYISRGFCQPPGSIEETNSFPQLRENDKKILEHTNKIIYLLTGEIPVRCEDVAIYLSVEEWEYLDGHRELYMEDKVTSLLGECKNMNTTETGCLSLYPQHGTEEEMGTEQDIKAEQADLVHTAEEIQTDDVVIKKEAPSEGYPVTIAAPACEEYKREEISSPDQNQISTNRLKRAALDKEVHSLLEAHFMDSSSDQREMECLSDFIEIPKSKGSTCTDCGRHLTVESDYICHQKTHNAEMFLCSECHECFGSLAELVTHQTLYKEQCDKNVLSRAKYPTQQEKKLLSCNECGQGFTQIAHLVTHQKTHGGVKPFPFSKCGKSFAKHSNFVMHQKIHSGERPFVCTECGKCFTQSSKLLTHQGTHTEEKPFTCSECGKSFSQISHLLTHERIHTGEKPFSCLECGKLFTRKSTLLKHQRIHTGAFSCSYCGKCFSQNSNLVAHQRIHTREKPFGCGSCDKCFTDKSALIKHERIHTGERPFICPRCGKGFTQISHLITHKRSHTGEKPFVCPDCGRCFAGKPALVKHQRIHAKETPLMY, from the exons ATGATAATACCCAGTAACAACAAGAAGATCTTAGATTTGACGATTGAGATTCTGTccctgctgactggagag GATTATATTCTAGTGAAAAAGGAGCTCAGATATGGAGAAGGCTACACTGAATCCTATATATCAAGGGGTTTTTGCCAACCACCAGGCTCTATTGAGGAGACAAATTCCTTTCCACAACTGAGGGAAAATGACAAAAAGATTCTGGAACACACCAATAAAATCATTTACCTGCTGACAGGAGAG ATTCCTGTACGCTGTGAGGATGTTGCCATCTACCTCTCTGTGGAGGAGTGGGAATATTTGGATGGACATCGGGAACTGTACATGGAGGACAAGGTTACGAGCTTGTTGG GTGAATGTAAGAACATGAACACCACTGAAACTGGCTGCTTGTCTTTGTACCCACAGCATGGCACAGAGGAAGAGATGGGCACAGAGCAGGATATTAAG GCAGAGCAAGCAGATCTTGTACATACAGCAGAGGAGATACAGACAG acgATGTAGTAATTAAGAAGGAAGCTCCATCAGAGGGATATCCTGTTACCATTGCTGCACCCGCATGTGAAGAATATAAGAGGGAAGAGATTTCAAGTCCGGATCAGAACCAAATATCCACAAACAGACTGAAGAGAGCTGCTTTAGATAAAGAAGTCCACTCATTACTAGAAGCACATTTCATGGACTCATCCAGTGACCAGAGGGAGATGGAATGTTTATCTGATTTTATAGAGATCCCAAAATCTAAGGGGTCCACTTGTACCGATTGCGGCAGACACTTGACAGTAGAATCAGATTATATTTGTCACCAGAAGACACACAACGCTGAGATGTTTCTCTGCTCCGAGTGCCACGAATGTTTCGGCAGTCTCGCAGAGCTCGTCACACACCAGACGCTATACAAAGAGCAATGCGATAAAAACGTTCTTTCTAGAGCCAAATATCCCACGCAGCAGGAGAAGAAATTGCTTTCATGCAACGAGTGTGGGCAGGGTTTTACCCAAATTGCCCACCTTGTAACCCACCAGAAAACTCACGGCGGGGTGAAACCATTCCCATTCTCTAAATGTGGGAAATCTTTCGccaaacattcaaattttgttATGCACCAGAAAATTCATTCCGGGGAGAGACCGTTTGTCTGCACTGAGTGCGGGAAATGTTTTACTCAGAGTTCAAAGCTCCTGACCCATCAGGGGACTCACACCgaggagaaaccattcacttgttcCGAATGTGGCAAAAGCTTTTCACAGATCTCCCATCTCCTGACTCATGAGAGgattcacacgggggagaaaccattttcATGTCTGGAATGCGGGAAACTGTTTACACGGAAATCAACTCTTCTAAAGCATCAGAGGATTCATACAGGTGCCTTCAGCTGTTCCTATTGTGGCAAGTGCTTCAGCCAGAACTCCAATCTGGTGGCCCATCAGCGAATACACACCAGGGAAAAGCCTTTTGGTTGTGGCAGTTGTGATAAGTGTTTCACAGACAAGTCGGCACTTATTAAACATGAGAGAATCCACACTGGAGAGCGGCCATTTATATGCCCTCGCTGCGGGAAAGGCTTTACCCAGATCTCCCATCTCATCACGCATAAAAGGAGTCACACGGGAGAGAAGCCATTTGTCTGCCCAGATTGTGGGAGATGCTTTGCAGGCAAGCCGGCCCTTGTAAAGCATCAACGGATTCACGCTAAGGAAACCCCTCTGATGTACTGA
- the LOC108707634 gene encoding gastrula zinc finger protein XlCGF57.1-like isoform X1, translated as MIIPSNNKKILDLTIEILSLLTGEDYILVKKELRYGEGYTESYISRGFCQPPGSIEETNSFPQLRENDKKILEHTNKIIYLLTGEIPVRCEDVAIYLSVEEWEYLDGHRELYMEDKVTSLLGRKRFCFPYPAGECKNMNTTETGCLSLYPQHGTEEEMGTEQDIKAEQADLVHTAEEIQTDDVVIKKEAPSEGYPVTIAAPACEEYKREEISSPDQNQISTNRLKRAALDKEVHSLLEAHFMDSSSDQREMECLSDFIEIPKSKGSTCTDCGRHLTVESDYICHQKTHNAEMFLCSECHECFGSLAELVTHQTLYKEQCDKNVLSRAKYPTQQEKKLLSCNECGQGFTQIAHLVTHQKTHGGVKPFPFSKCGKSFAKHSNFVMHQKIHSGERPFVCTECGKCFTQSSKLLTHQGTHTEEKPFTCSECGKSFSQISHLLTHERIHTGEKPFSCLECGKLFTRKSTLLKHQRIHTGAFSCSYCGKCFSQNSNLVAHQRIHTREKPFGCGSCDKCFTDKSALIKHERIHTGERPFICPRCGKGFTQISHLITHKRSHTGEKPFVCPDCGRCFAGKPALVKHQRIHAKETPLMY; from the exons ATGATAATACCCAGTAACAACAAGAAGATCTTAGATTTGACGATTGAGATTCTGTccctgctgactggagag GATTATATTCTAGTGAAAAAGGAGCTCAGATATGGAGAAGGCTACACTGAATCCTATATATCAAGGGGTTTTTGCCAACCACCAGGCTCTATTGAGGAGACAAATTCCTTTCCACAACTGAGGGAAAATGACAAAAAGATTCTGGAACACACCAATAAAATCATTTACCTGCTGACAGGAGAG ATTCCTGTACGCTGTGAGGATGTTGCCATCTACCTCTCTGTGGAGGAGTGGGAATATTTGGATGGACATCGGGAACTGTACATGGAGGACAAGGTTACGAGCTTGTTGGGTAGGAAGAGATTTTGTTTTCCTTATCCTGCAG GTGAATGTAAGAACATGAACACCACTGAAACTGGCTGCTTGTCTTTGTACCCACAGCATGGCACAGAGGAAGAGATGGGCACAGAGCAGGATATTAAG GCAGAGCAAGCAGATCTTGTACATACAGCAGAGGAGATACAGACAG acgATGTAGTAATTAAGAAGGAAGCTCCATCAGAGGGATATCCTGTTACCATTGCTGCACCCGCATGTGAAGAATATAAGAGGGAAGAGATTTCAAGTCCGGATCAGAACCAAATATCCACAAACAGACTGAAGAGAGCTGCTTTAGATAAAGAAGTCCACTCATTACTAGAAGCACATTTCATGGACTCATCCAGTGACCAGAGGGAGATGGAATGTTTATCTGATTTTATAGAGATCCCAAAATCTAAGGGGTCCACTTGTACCGATTGCGGCAGACACTTGACAGTAGAATCAGATTATATTTGTCACCAGAAGACACACAACGCTGAGATGTTTCTCTGCTCCGAGTGCCACGAATGTTTCGGCAGTCTCGCAGAGCTCGTCACACACCAGACGCTATACAAAGAGCAATGCGATAAAAACGTTCTTTCTAGAGCCAAATATCCCACGCAGCAGGAGAAGAAATTGCTTTCATGCAACGAGTGTGGGCAGGGTTTTACCCAAATTGCCCACCTTGTAACCCACCAGAAAACTCACGGCGGGGTGAAACCATTCCCATTCTCTAAATGTGGGAAATCTTTCGccaaacattcaaattttgttATGCACCAGAAAATTCATTCCGGGGAGAGACCGTTTGTCTGCACTGAGTGCGGGAAATGTTTTACTCAGAGTTCAAAGCTCCTGACCCATCAGGGGACTCACACCgaggagaaaccattcacttgttcCGAATGTGGCAAAAGCTTTTCACAGATCTCCCATCTCCTGACTCATGAGAGgattcacacgggggagaaaccattttcATGTCTGGAATGCGGGAAACTGTTTACACGGAAATCAACTCTTCTAAAGCATCAGAGGATTCATACAGGTGCCTTCAGCTGTTCCTATTGTGGCAAGTGCTTCAGCCAGAACTCCAATCTGGTGGCCCATCAGCGAATACACACCAGGGAAAAGCCTTTTGGTTGTGGCAGTTGTGATAAGTGTTTCACAGACAAGTCGGCACTTATTAAACATGAGAGAATCCACACTGGAGAGCGGCCATTTATATGCCCTCGCTGCGGGAAAGGCTTTACCCAGATCTCCCATCTCATCACGCATAAAAGGAGTCACACGGGAGAGAAGCCATTTGTCTGCCCAGATTGTGGGAGATGCTTTGCAGGCAAGCCGGCCCTTGTAAAGCATCAACGGATTCACGCTAAGGAAACCCCTCTGATGTACTGA
- the LOC108707634 gene encoding zinc finger protein OZF isoform X3, whose amino-acid sequence MLPSTSLWRSGNIWMDIGNCTWRTRLRACWVGRDFVFLILQAEQADLVHTAEEIQTDDVVIKKEAPSEGYPVTIAAPACEEYKREEISSPDQNQISTNRLKRAALDKEVHSLLEAHFMDSSSDQREMECLSDFIEIPKSKGSTCTDCGRHLTVESDYICHQKTHNAEMFLCSECHECFGSLAELVTHQTLYKEQCDKNVLSRAKYPTQQEKKLLSCNECGQGFTQIAHLVTHQKTHGGVKPFPFSKCGKSFAKHSNFVMHQKIHSGERPFVCTECGKCFTQSSKLLTHQGTHTEEKPFTCSECGKSFSQISHLLTHERIHTGEKPFSCLECGKLFTRKSTLLKHQRIHTGAFSCSYCGKCFSQNSNLVAHQRIHTREKPFGCGSCDKCFTDKSALIKHERIHTGERPFICPRCGKGFTQISHLITHKRSHTGEKPFVCPDCGRCFAGKPALVKHQRIHAKETPLMY is encoded by the exons ATGTTGCCATCTACCTCTCTGTGGAGGAGTGGGAATATTTGGATGGACATCGGGAACTGTACATGGAGGACAAGGTTACGAGCTTGTTGGGTAGGAAGAGATTTTGTTTTCCTTATCCTGCAG GCAGAGCAAGCAGATCTTGTACATACAGCAGAGGAGATACAGACAG acgATGTAGTAATTAAGAAGGAAGCTCCATCAGAGGGATATCCTGTTACCATTGCTGCACCCGCATGTGAAGAATATAAGAGGGAAGAGATTTCAAGTCCGGATCAGAACCAAATATCCACAAACAGACTGAAGAGAGCTGCTTTAGATAAAGAAGTCCACTCATTACTAGAAGCACATTTCATGGACTCATCCAGTGACCAGAGGGAGATGGAATGTTTATCTGATTTTATAGAGATCCCAAAATCTAAGGGGTCCACTTGTACCGATTGCGGCAGACACTTGACAGTAGAATCAGATTATATTTGTCACCAGAAGACACACAACGCTGAGATGTTTCTCTGCTCCGAGTGCCACGAATGTTTCGGCAGTCTCGCAGAGCTCGTCACACACCAGACGCTATACAAAGAGCAATGCGATAAAAACGTTCTTTCTAGAGCCAAATATCCCACGCAGCAGGAGAAGAAATTGCTTTCATGCAACGAGTGTGGGCAGGGTTTTACCCAAATTGCCCACCTTGTAACCCACCAGAAAACTCACGGCGGGGTGAAACCATTCCCATTCTCTAAATGTGGGAAATCTTTCGccaaacattcaaattttgttATGCACCAGAAAATTCATTCCGGGGAGAGACCGTTTGTCTGCACTGAGTGCGGGAAATGTTTTACTCAGAGTTCAAAGCTCCTGACCCATCAGGGGACTCACACCgaggagaaaccattcacttgttcCGAATGTGGCAAAAGCTTTTCACAGATCTCCCATCTCCTGACTCATGAGAGgattcacacgggggagaaaccattttcATGTCTGGAATGCGGGAAACTGTTTACACGGAAATCAACTCTTCTAAAGCATCAGAGGATTCATACAGGTGCCTTCAGCTGTTCCTATTGTGGCAAGTGCTTCAGCCAGAACTCCAATCTGGTGGCCCATCAGCGAATACACACCAGGGAAAAGCCTTTTGGTTGTGGCAGTTGTGATAAGTGTTTCACAGACAAGTCGGCACTTATTAAACATGAGAGAATCCACACTGGAGAGCGGCCATTTATATGCCCTCGCTGCGGGAAAGGCTTTACCCAGATCTCCCATCTCATCACGCATAAAAGGAGTCACACGGGAGAGAAGCCATTTGTCTGCCCAGATTGTGGGAGATGCTTTGCAGGCAAGCCGGCCCTTGTAAAGCATCAACGGATTCACGCTAAGGAAACCCCTCTGATGTACTGA
- the LOC108707637 gene encoding gastrula zinc finger protein XlCGF48.2-like isoform X1, which yields MSLQWNSSSSLKVRHFSKDHNQFSEQLHKSLMMNKDRNQVTEKILNLTLEIIFLLTGEDYMVVKKQEDCDSVGSAYESPRELHKSPDLHPTLDVICDRDNGRKESDRLLDSGSPAIEIRTKQDSGLLKETKVKEMQIVNIQKINTPHKTLKANYSPEKNKRNAQDYQTDSKEGPFLCKEEEIPLSISQDCIIVRSVKSRNEPELSIRDLQNHKEKRILPATHADGSSDKKESARSHMNPYSHLGTEEVPNIPQEYQIEPDVILPQQCKEEELSSEFTTVILDFGDSDVSDDDQQEEGIQPDACVVGESITSEGQTNAHLISLSDEYQESYFYQPDGDAQQNLAEKEPYSCFECGKCFPYKSGLITHQRVHTGQKPFSCSDCGKCFKDKSVLFKHQKIHTGEKPYACSYCGKCFLYKSTLVTHQRTHTGEKPFECMQCGKCFGDKSVLLRHKKIHTGVKQFSCSECGKRFTRNTSLVTHRKIHRR from the exons ATGTCGCTGCAGTGGAA CAGCAGCTCCTCTCTCAAGGTCAGACACTTCAGCAAGGACCACAACCAGTTCTCTGAACAACTACACAAGTCACTGATGATGAACAAAGACAGGAATCAGGTAACTGAGAAGATCCTGAACCTCACCCTGGAGATCATCTTCCTGCTGACCGGAGAG GATTATATGGTTGTGAAGAAGCAGGAGGATTGTGACTCAGTTGGCAGCGCCTATGAATCGCCCCGAGAGCTGCACAAGAGTCCTGACTTACATCCGACACTAGATGTGATATGTGACAGAGACAATGGCCGGAAGGAAAGCGACAGGCTCCTGG ACTCTGGCTCTCCTGCAATTGAAATACGGACCAAGCAAGATTCAGGtcttttaaaggaaacaaaagTGAAAGAAATGCAAATAG TTAATATACAGAAGATAAATACACCACATAAAACTCTCAAGGCCAATTATTCACCGGAGAAGAATAAAAGGAATGCACAGGATTATCAG ACTGATTCCAAAGAGGGGCCTTTTCTGTGTAAGGAGGAAGAGATTCCTTTATCCATCAGCCAAG ACTGCATCATTGTAAGGTCAGTGAAATCAAGGAATGAGCCCGAACTGAGTATTCGAGACCTTCAGAACCACAAGGAGAAGAGAATTCTTCCAGCTACCCATGCAG ACGGATCCAGTGACAAGAAGGAATCAGCAAGAAGCCACATGAACCCTTACTCCCATTTGGGCACAGAGGAGGTTCCCAATATCCCACAGGAGTATCAG ATTGAACCTGATGTGATCCTACCCCAGCAGTGTAAAGAGGAGGAGCTTTCTTCTGAGTTCACAACAG TGATTTTAGATTTTGGTGATTCTGACGTGAGTGATGATGATCAGCAGGAAGAGGGAATTCAACCAGACGCTTGTGTGG TAGGTGAGTCTATTACTTCTGAGGGCCAGACTAATGCGCATCTAATCTCACTATCGGACGAATACCAGGAGAGTTATTTCTACCAACCCGATGGCGACGCGCAGCAAAATCTTGCCGAGAAGGAGCCGTATTCGTGTTTTGAATGCGGCAAATGTTTCCCGTACAAATCCGGTCTCATCACCCACCAGCGGGTCCACACCGGGCAGAAACCCTTCTCTTGTTCCGACTGCGGGAAATGCTTCAAAGACAAATCGGTCCTGTTCAAGCACCAGAAGatccacacgggggagaaaccctACGCCTGTTCCTACTGCGGCAAATGCTTCTTGTACAAATCTACGCTGGTCACGCACCAGAGGACTCACACGGGGGAGAAGCCATTCGAGTGCATGCAGTGCGGCAAGTGTTTCGGAGACAAATCCGTCCTACTTAGACATAAAAAGATCCACACAGGGGTCAAACAGTTCTCCTGCTCCGAATGCGGGAAGCGATTTACCAGGAACACAAGTCTCGTTACACATCGGAAGATCCACAGGAGATGA
- the LOC108707637 gene encoding gastrula zinc finger protein XlCGF48.2-like isoform X3, which yields MSLQWNSSSLKVRHFSKDHNQFSEQLHKSLMMNKDRNQVTEKILNLTLEIIFLLTGEDYMVVKKQEDCDSVGSAYESPRELHKSPDLHPTLDVICDRDNGRKESDRLLDSGSPAIEIRTKQDSGLLKETKVKEMQIVNIQKINTPHKTLKANYSPEKNKRNAQDYQTDSKEGPFLCKEEEIPLSISQDCIIVRSVKSRNEPELSIRDLQNHKEKRILPATHADGSSDKKESARSHMNPYSHLGTEEVPNIPQEYQIEPDVILPQQCKEEELSSEFTTVILDFGDSDVSDDDQQEEGIQPDACVVGESITSEGQTNAHLISLSDEYQESYFYQPDGDAQQNLAEKEPYSCFECGKCFPYKSGLITHQRVHTGQKPFSCSDCGKCFKDKSVLFKHQKIHTGEKPYACSYCGKCFLYKSTLVTHQRTHTGEKPFECMQCGKCFGDKSVLLRHKKIHTGVKQFSCSECGKRFTRNTSLVTHRKIHRR from the exons ATGTCGCTGCAGTGGAA CAGCTCCTCTCTCAAGGTCAGACACTTCAGCAAGGACCACAACCAGTTCTCTGAACAACTACACAAGTCACTGATGATGAACAAAGACAGGAATCAGGTAACTGAGAAGATCCTGAACCTCACCCTGGAGATCATCTTCCTGCTGACCGGAGAG GATTATATGGTTGTGAAGAAGCAGGAGGATTGTGACTCAGTTGGCAGCGCCTATGAATCGCCCCGAGAGCTGCACAAGAGTCCTGACTTACATCCGACACTAGATGTGATATGTGACAGAGACAATGGCCGGAAGGAAAGCGACAGGCTCCTGG ACTCTGGCTCTCCTGCAATTGAAATACGGACCAAGCAAGATTCAGGtcttttaaaggaaacaaaagTGAAAGAAATGCAAATAG TTAATATACAGAAGATAAATACACCACATAAAACTCTCAAGGCCAATTATTCACCGGAGAAGAATAAAAGGAATGCACAGGATTATCAG ACTGATTCCAAAGAGGGGCCTTTTCTGTGTAAGGAGGAAGAGATTCCTTTATCCATCAGCCAAG ACTGCATCATTGTAAGGTCAGTGAAATCAAGGAATGAGCCCGAACTGAGTATTCGAGACCTTCAGAACCACAAGGAGAAGAGAATTCTTCCAGCTACCCATGCAG ACGGATCCAGTGACAAGAAGGAATCAGCAAGAAGCCACATGAACCCTTACTCCCATTTGGGCACAGAGGAGGTTCCCAATATCCCACAGGAGTATCAG ATTGAACCTGATGTGATCCTACCCCAGCAGTGTAAAGAGGAGGAGCTTTCTTCTGAGTTCACAACAG TGATTTTAGATTTTGGTGATTCTGACGTGAGTGATGATGATCAGCAGGAAGAGGGAATTCAACCAGACGCTTGTGTGG TAGGTGAGTCTATTACTTCTGAGGGCCAGACTAATGCGCATCTAATCTCACTATCGGACGAATACCAGGAGAGTTATTTCTACCAACCCGATGGCGACGCGCAGCAAAATCTTGCCGAGAAGGAGCCGTATTCGTGTTTTGAATGCGGCAAATGTTTCCCGTACAAATCCGGTCTCATCACCCACCAGCGGGTCCACACCGGGCAGAAACCCTTCTCTTGTTCCGACTGCGGGAAATGCTTCAAAGACAAATCGGTCCTGTTCAAGCACCAGAAGatccacacgggggagaaaccctACGCCTGTTCCTACTGCGGCAAATGCTTCTTGTACAAATCTACGCTGGTCACGCACCAGAGGACTCACACGGGGGAGAAGCCATTCGAGTGCATGCAGTGCGGCAAGTGTTTCGGAGACAAATCCGTCCTACTTAGACATAAAAAGATCCACACAGGGGTCAAACAGTTCTCCTGCTCCGAATGCGGGAAGCGATTTACCAGGAACACAAGTCTCGTTACACATCGGAAGATCCACAGGAGATGA
- the LOC108707637 gene encoding gastrula zinc finger protein XlCGF48.2-like isoform X2, with product MSLQWNSSSSLKVRHFSKDHNQFSEQLHKSLMMNKDRNQVTEKILNLTLEIIFLLTGEDYMVVKKQEDCDSVGSAYESPRELHKSPDLHPTLDVICDRDNGRKESDRLLDSGSPAIEIRTKQDSGLLKETKVKEMQIVNIQKINTPHKTLKANYSPEKNKRNAQDYQTDSKEGPFLCKEEEIPLSISQDCIIVRSVKSRNEPELSIRDLQNHKEKRILPATHADGSSDKKESARSHMNPYSHLGTEEVPNIPQEYQIEPDVILPQQCKEEELSSEFTTVILDFGDSDVSDDDQQEEGIQPDACVGESITSEGQTNAHLISLSDEYQESYFYQPDGDAQQNLAEKEPYSCFECGKCFPYKSGLITHQRVHTGQKPFSCSDCGKCFKDKSVLFKHQKIHTGEKPYACSYCGKCFLYKSTLVTHQRTHTGEKPFECMQCGKCFGDKSVLLRHKKIHTGVKQFSCSECGKRFTRNTSLVTHRKIHRR from the exons ATGTCGCTGCAGTGGAA CAGCAGCTCCTCTCTCAAGGTCAGACACTTCAGCAAGGACCACAACCAGTTCTCTGAACAACTACACAAGTCACTGATGATGAACAAAGACAGGAATCAGGTAACTGAGAAGATCCTGAACCTCACCCTGGAGATCATCTTCCTGCTGACCGGAGAG GATTATATGGTTGTGAAGAAGCAGGAGGATTGTGACTCAGTTGGCAGCGCCTATGAATCGCCCCGAGAGCTGCACAAGAGTCCTGACTTACATCCGACACTAGATGTGATATGTGACAGAGACAATGGCCGGAAGGAAAGCGACAGGCTCCTGG ACTCTGGCTCTCCTGCAATTGAAATACGGACCAAGCAAGATTCAGGtcttttaaaggaaacaaaagTGAAAGAAATGCAAATAG TTAATATACAGAAGATAAATACACCACATAAAACTCTCAAGGCCAATTATTCACCGGAGAAGAATAAAAGGAATGCACAGGATTATCAG ACTGATTCCAAAGAGGGGCCTTTTCTGTGTAAGGAGGAAGAGATTCCTTTATCCATCAGCCAAG ACTGCATCATTGTAAGGTCAGTGAAATCAAGGAATGAGCCCGAACTGAGTATTCGAGACCTTCAGAACCACAAGGAGAAGAGAATTCTTCCAGCTACCCATGCAG ACGGATCCAGTGACAAGAAGGAATCAGCAAGAAGCCACATGAACCCTTACTCCCATTTGGGCACAGAGGAGGTTCCCAATATCCCACAGGAGTATCAG ATTGAACCTGATGTGATCCTACCCCAGCAGTGTAAAGAGGAGGAGCTTTCTTCTGAGTTCACAACAG TGATTTTAGATTTTGGTGATTCTGACGTGAGTGATGATGATCAGCAGGAAGAGGGAATTCAACCAGACGCTTGTGTGG GTGAGTCTATTACTTCTGAGGGCCAGACTAATGCGCATCTAATCTCACTATCGGACGAATACCAGGAGAGTTATTTCTACCAACCCGATGGCGACGCGCAGCAAAATCTTGCCGAGAAGGAGCCGTATTCGTGTTTTGAATGCGGCAAATGTTTCCCGTACAAATCCGGTCTCATCACCCACCAGCGGGTCCACACCGGGCAGAAACCCTTCTCTTGTTCCGACTGCGGGAAATGCTTCAAAGACAAATCGGTCCTGTTCAAGCACCAGAAGatccacacgggggagaaaccctACGCCTGTTCCTACTGCGGCAAATGCTTCTTGTACAAATCTACGCTGGTCACGCACCAGAGGACTCACACGGGGGAGAAGCCATTCGAGTGCATGCAGTGCGGCAAGTGTTTCGGAGACAAATCCGTCCTACTTAGACATAAAAAGATCCACACAGGGGTCAAACAGTTCTCCTGCTCCGAATGCGGGAAGCGATTTACCAGGAACACAAGTCTCGTTACACATCGGAAGATCCACAGGAGATGA
- the LOC108707621 gene encoding odorant receptor 131-2, with the protein MGNSRAISNNATDALAQDKIVLNVKTGLVVLTLICFSCFLYTIIVLLHIFFSSPHLKDNVRYVFFAHMLMNDTVYLVSSLFLFLGAIYKQYIPVPACYLVYTVATVTFRVTPYNLAVMSLERYLAICFPLRQGELVTMRKAVAAIGGMWTLGLIPNLADFITFSPFIGMLQPVVCSQGALTVRPEQGTIRFYTYILTFTLVALVILFTYVKVLLVARSIGSNKSSALKASKTVMLHAFQLLLCMTSLLSSMVDTYPLNYIKYLPLSSFLLFTCLPRFLCPLIYGLRDEVMRKYVKKMYSAKH; encoded by the coding sequence ATGGGCAATTCTCGGGCAATATCCAACAACGCCACAGATGCATTAGCCCAAGACAAAATTGTGCTCAATGTCAAGACGGGGCTGGTGGTCCTCACCCTCATTTGTTTCAGTTGTTTCCTCTACACCATCATAGTCTTACTgcacatcttcttctcttctcctcATCTCAAGGACAACGTCCGCTATGTGTTCTTTGCCCACATGCTTATGAATGATACAGTCTACCTTGTCTCAAGTCTCTTCCTCTTCCTGGGCGCTATATACAAACAATACATTCCGGTGCCCGCCTGCTATCTTGTGTACACAGTGGCCACCGTTACCTTTAGGGTGACTCCGTACAACCTGGCGGTCATGTCCTTGGAGCGCTATCTGGCTATTTGCTTCCCTCTCAGGCAAGGGGAATTGGTCACTATGAGGAAAGCAGTAGCTGCCATTGGAGGGATGTGGACGCTTGGGCTGATTCCAAACCTTGCTGATTTCATCACATTTAGTCCTTTTATTGGGATGCTCCAACCTGTGGTCTGCAGCCAAGGGGCCCTCACGGTGAGGCCAGAGCAGGGCACGATCAGATTCTACACCTACATCTTAACTTTTACGCTTGTGGCCCTCGTCATTCTATTCACCTATGTCAAGGTTTTGCTGGTTGCCAGAAGCATTGGTTCCAACAAATCATCCGCTCTAAAGGCAAGTAAAACCGTCATGCTCCATGCCTTCCAGCTCCTCCTCTGCATGACCTCTCTATTGTCATCAATGGTGGATACCTATCCATTAAATTATATTAAGTATCTGCCCTTATCCAGCTTCCTCCTCTTCACCTGCCTGCCCAGGTTCCTCTGCCCTCTTATCTACGGCTTACGGGATGAAGTGATGAGAAAATATGTCAAAAAGATGTATTCTgcaaagcattaa